GATTGCATCTTTTGCTAAAAACTGACCCATCAAATCACCAGATAGAACATAGGTCGGCGCAGCTTGAGTACCACGTGCGCGCGAGCCCACGAAAGTACCACCTTGGGTGGCAGCAGCAGAAGTGTATGCGGTCGCGTAAACTGCGGCATCAGAAGCTTCGTTATTAATTAAAATGTTACCATCTTCGATTTCAAGTTTCTGCGTTGGAACTGCGGATGTCCCAATTCCAATTTTTCCACCAACAACTAAATTAAGATTTTGGGTAGCATTCCATGTTCCTTTCGGATCACTAGTGATACCCAATCTTAAAGTGGAGTCAGCAGTCCCACTGAAAGGACCCAGTCCCCAGTAGTTGGAGCTTGTCCAGTTACCGTTGTACTGACCTTGCCCGCCAGCGTTGTAATAAGAACCGACATAGGTGCTATAAATATTTGCTTGGGAACCATTCGGACCCACTTGTAATAGGGAGTTTACTTGAGAAGCACCGATACCTACGCGACCCGTAAGACCATCAATACGCATTCTCTCAGTGTTCGTGACTGCACCAGAGGAAATCGTATTAAAGATGAGATGGGTTCCCGCTGTCGAGCCTGACCAAGTTTCTGCGGCTTCTGCGTAAATCATAGCCCCGGTTGCGTAACTAGAACCGGAATAAAGTCCGTTAAATAAAATTTGCCCAAGCATATCATCATCAGCAAGAGCCGTTGCTGAAGCACTCGTGCCACGCGCACTTTGCATCATGAATGTGGGTTTACCGTATGTTGAACCAGAATAGTTTTTAATTGTAAAACCAGGGCTGCGAACGCCTGTAGACGAAGTATTGGTGACGACAACACCTGAAGAAGAATCCGTTTGGTTTACGTTTAAAGTTTCAGTGGGGCTGGTATTATTAATACCCATCGCGGTATTAGTCAGCGTGACTCTTTCAGTGCCGCCGGTTGTTGTCTGATTGGCAGCAGTATATAGGCGAATATTTGTTGCAGCATTCAAAGAACCGCCACCACCGATCCAAACGTTATTGTCCGTGCTGGTGGAACCTGCGTTGATAATCATAAAAGGCGAATTGGCGTTGTTATATTGGTAGCCCGCAAATCTAAACCATTTCATCGTCGCATCAGTACGGGTGGTCGCATTGGCATCAGCTCCCACGGTCATCCCATATAATCCCCCGTAGGATATATCAAGCTGTCCATACGGAGTGCTAGTGCCGACGCCCACTTTGCCCGCTGAATAATATGTGTTTGCGCCATTGAGCTGCCATTGCGCCATGGCTGATGGAAGGGCACTTGCTGGCAAACGGCCGCTGCCATCAAGTAATAAAACTTCGTTGGCACCAGTGCCTGCCGCTTTCGTAGAGGCAGTGCCAAGACCGGTGACTGCCGTGTTGGGAATTGAAATTGCCTGACATTCAAATTTGTCAGAGATTGAACTCCAGTTCATGGTTTGCGCTGCTGTACACGAAGCGACGTTAAAAGCACTGCCGCCGATGTTGTTCGTAAGCTCGCTGAGCTTAATAAAGTTCGCGGTCCATTTACTGGTGCCGCTATCCCACTTTAAAACTTTGTTCGCAGCAGGGGCGGCAGTATCAACCGCATAACCTTGCAGTTTTGCGACTGTAGGACCAGGGTAAGAACCGCTTAAATCACCACTGGCTGTGCCGGTTGGTGCGGCGCCTGTGGTAGCAATCGTGATTGTACCCGTACCGTTGGTGATTGAAACACCAGTACCAGCAGTTAAAGTGGCTTTAGTTAAGGTGTTGCCGGTGGTATTACCAATTAAAAGTTCACCGTTAAGGAAGGAAGTTTGACCCGTACCGCCCTTATTTACAGGGACAGCACTGGCTAAATTTGCTGGTGTTAAGTTCGTGATTAAAGAACCATTCACTGCCGGAATTTTTGCGGTTCCATCCAGTTGCAGAATTTGATTATTTCCCGTACCTACGTTCACGTTTACGGTCACAGCACCCGTTGTACCGCCACCAGTTAAACCCGTACCTGCAGTGACCCCCGTGATCGTACCGCCGGATCCATCAGAGGAAGCAATAGCGACCCACGCGCCAGAGTTGTATTGATAAATAGTTTTAGAATCTGTCGCAAAATAAATAGCTCCCGCAGTAGGGGAGGCAGGTTTACTTGCATCTAGGCCCGTTTGCACGGAAGGAGTGCCGCCCGCATTCAACAAGTAGTTGCCTGCAGCTTGTTTATTATTGAACGTATTCCAATCCGTCGAAGACAAGTAACCATTTGTTGAAGTGGTCGCTTGAGAAATTGAAATCGCTGGCGTCGTAGAGCCCGTTGCCACAGATAATGGTGCCGAAGCCGTCACGTTAGTAACAGTACCCCCAGAATTTGTATCCGTGTCAGCAGCCGGGGCCCAGTCAGTTCCATTATACTTAAGAACTTGTCCATTCGTTGGCGCAGTAGCATTGACTGCAACGCCTCGGATTTTCGCGACAGTTGGATTTGGATAAGTACTGCTTAAATCACCACCCGCAGCACCTGTGGGCGCAGCACCTGTCGTAGCAATAGTAATAGAACCATTGCCATTCGTGATTGAAACACCCGTACCCGCAGTCAATGTCGACTTAGACAATGTATTACCAGAAGAGTTACCAATTAAAATCTGACCGTCAGTATATGAAGACTGACCAGTGCCACCTTTATTAACTGGAACAACTGCAGATAAATTCGCAGGATTCAAATTCGTTAAGGCTGAACCATCGCCTGAGGCTACATTGTTGGCAGCCATCCACTTCGTTCCATCAAATTTTAAAACTTGTCCGTTTGTTGGCGCAGTCCCATCTACCGCAACACCTTTAATTTTATCAACACTGACAGCACCAATCGCACCACTGACGTCACCAGCAACAGATACGTTAATACTTTGACACTGAAAAGAAGACGAAACAGAGTTCCAGTAAGCAGTCTGGTGGGCTGCGCAGTTCGCACTTCCAACCGCGGCATTGAACGCGGCGGTTGTTTGATAAGTGGCCAGGTTCGCAGAAAGGCCCGTCACATCTGCCATCGCAATTGCCGAGTTTACAAAGGCAGAGCCATTAAATTTTAAATACTGACCAGAGGCCGGAGTCGTCAAAGTCACGTCAGTGCCTTGAATCTTTACAACCGATGGGTTGGGATAAGTTCCACCCAAATCTCCACCAGCTGCACCAGTCGGGGTGCGGGCATCAGTGAAGCGCGCATCATTACCGGCCGCCACCGTGTTTGCTGAAGTACCAACATTCAAAGTCACTTGCGGTGTCGAAGTATTATTGATGATTGTTACATAAGAGTTCGCAGAGGTGACCGTTGTCACAGTACCACCACTGGCACCTGCAACACCGTTACACGAAAGAGCCGTTCCATCCCAAGCTAAAAAAGTTCCTGCAGCGCAGGTTGGAACATTGGATTTCGCAACGAAATCTGATTCAGACTTTGTTCCTAACTTTTGTGATGATAACGAAAATGCAGCATAGGGAACGGTGCGAATTTCGCTAGAAGGGGAAATTGCTTTCCAACCGCTTCCATCGTGAAATTGCACTTTAAGCAAACGGATATCACCCTGAGCCGGGGTGTAGGTCGCGCCGCCATCACAATCTTGATTGGCAGAATTATTAAAAGCATCAAGCAAACTAAAAAGGGGGTTTGCCGGGAAAAGTTTTGTTCCCGTTCCAATGGGAACATCAAACACACCACCAGAGCTCATCATGTTCACAGTGTTTCTTTGTTCGCGATAGATCACGCAATTCCCAGAAGGATTTGTGATTTCAAATAAGAAGCTCACGTTATTGTATTCAAGCGGAGTTCCGTCCGACTTAACAATGCGCCCTTGGTACGTCAGTGACGATGGCGATGCGTGAGTGGTTAATGAAAACGCCAATATTATTATTGAGAGAAAATACGTGCATTTGCTCATGCAATTCTTATCGGAAATTTAACAACACTAATAAATACTTATGATTTTTATTTTTGCGAAATAATATTCAGTACATAAGCTCGTTTGTAAAGCACTTGGTCCCTGCGGGATGTCTCACTCTGAGACACCAGGTCCTGAATTAGTTTTGTGGTTAGGCATCGTCATAGTCTTAAAATTGTGTAGCAACATTTCAACTTCATGTCTTTCCCATGATTAACAAAGTGTTGCTTGTTTGACGTGATGTCTGCTCGTATTTTTTTGGTATGCAGCCCATTCGCTCAGAAATCCTATCAGGTCAAAGGCTCGAAGAGTTTGCGCGTAACTTTGCCCAAACTCGAATTTTTACTGAAAAGTCTAAAGGACAACGGTCTTTTGTTGCGCGAATTAAAGACAATCGCAGGGTTCTTTCTGACTGTTATGATGTGCTGCTAACTGACGTCGATCAAAAAAGAGCAATTCCCCCTGCTGGTGAATGGTTTTTAGATAATTTTCACGTCGTGCGCGAACAAATTAAGAATATCGAAGAACATTTGCCGGCACGATATTATCAAAAGCTTCCTGTAGTCCGCGACGGGGAGTTAGCAGGACTGCCAAGAATTTATCAAGTCGCCTATGAATACGTCGCGCACACGGACAGCCGTCTAGATCCTGATTTGCTTTTCACCTTTCTAAAGAGTTTTCAAGGAATCCAAAATCTTAAGATGGCAGAGCTTTGGGCATTTTCGATCACCCTAAGTGCTGTGCTTGTCGAAAATCTGCGTCGAATTATGGAAACTGTCGTCGTTAGCCAGCAGGCCCGTGCTGAAGTCGATGCCCTGGCTGACGAGATTCTTGGGCTTGGCGATAGGCCACCTCGCGCCATGGACTCTATCGTAAAATCCTTAGAGGGAAAGGAATTAAGCACAAGTCTCGTGGTGAATCTTCTGCAACGACTTCGGTATCAAGATTCTAGAGTTGATCCAATTCTTATTTGGTTAGATCAGTATTTGGGAAAAAAGAAACTGGATGCGGATACGTTGATTAAAGAAGAACACACTGTTCAGACATCTGCAAACGCCACCGTACAAAATATTATTCTAAGTTTAAGATTCTTAGCAGCATATAACTGGTCCGAGTTTTTTGAAAAAGTCAGTTTGGTCGATGGCATCTTAAGACAAAACTTTCTTTATGGTAACATGGACTTTCCGACCCGGGATCGATATCGCCACAAGATTGAACGCTTTGCTTTAAGATCACCGCTGAGTGAACTTGAAGTTGCACAAAAAGCCGTCAGTCGTGCCGCTCAATCAGCCCAATCCCCTATGGAAAATGAAGCGCTTTATGATCTTGGTTACCATTTATTGGGAGCAGGACATTTTGCTTTTGAAAAAGAAATTAAATATAGCAGACCTGCTTCAGAACAGTTCGTGCGAGTTTATAAAAAAACTTCGCCGGTTTTATATTGGTTTGGGAATATCGCTTTAGCTATCGTCATCAGTTTGGGATTGCTAAGTTTATATTCAGGGGATCTAAATCCTGTCTTAGGATTTATTTACTTCGTTGTTTTTTATTTTGCTTCTTCAGAGCTTGTCCTTGCACTGTCGAACCGAATCACAACCCTTCTTATCGGACCTCGTCATTTTCCGAGGTATTCACTAGAAAAAGGAATCCCCGAATCTTATAAGACCTTCGTTGTCGTTCCGACAATGCTTACAAGCAAAAAGAATATTCGTCAGCAGGTGAAGGATCTGGAAATTCATTATCTTTCTAATACAGAGGGATTTGTTTATTATGCATTATTGACAGACTGGGCTGATGCGAAAACTGAAACCACTGTGGCTGACCATGAACTTTTAGATTTAGCGCAAAGTGAAATGAATGCGCTGAATGAAAAATACCCGGCTGTGCCCGAGGGGAAACCAAGGTTTTACCTTCTTCACCGAAGAAGGTTGTATAATCCCCAAGAACAAAAATGGATGGGGTGGGAACGTAAGCGTGGGAAGCTTGAAGAGTTTAACCGTCTGCTTTTGGGCGGTAAAGGAACCTCTTACTTAAATCAAGATAAATTAAATCTTCCGACGGATGTTCAATATGTTTTAACTTTGGATTCGGATACAAAAATCCCAAGAAATACATTGTCGCAACTTGTGGGCACGATGGCGCATCCCTTAAATCGGGCTGTTTACGATCCCGAGGTCGGAAGAGTGATCGAAGGGTATGGAATATTGCAGCCTCGGGTGACACCGACATTACCTACGGCAGAAGAAAGCACCCCATTTCAAAAACTGACTGCGGGTAATTCGGGGGTTGATCCATACTCGTCGGCAGTTTCGGATGTATACCAGGATTTATTCGAAGAAGGGTCCTTTGCGGGGAAAGGCATTTATGATCTAAAAATTTTTGAACAGGCCCTGGCCGATCGCGTTCCTGAAAATTCCCTTTTAAGTCATGATTTATTTGAAGGTAATTTTGCACGCTGCGGATTTTTAAGCGACGTCGAGCTTTTTGAAAATTTTCCGTCGAATTTGTTAGTGGCTACGACCAGAACCGAGCGTTGGACAAGAGGGGACTGGCAGTTGTTACCCTGGATTGTAGGTCGAGGAGGAAGAGCCATTTCATTCGTCGGTCGCTGGAAAATGATCGAAAACCTTCGCAGATCCCTGGTTCCCGTTGCCGTTTTTTCTCTTTTCGTATTGGCACTAACACGTCCTCTTAAGGAATCATTGATTTTCTTTTTCTGGGGAGTTTTATGTTTAAGTGGACACTACATTATCTCTCTTTTATCAGATCTTTTAACCGAGCAGCCTAATTTAAGCCTGTCAGACCGGCTGCATCTCTTCTGGGAAGACACGGTTTTAAATGCCAAAAGGTTGGCGTTGGATTTTTTAATTCTACCTTTTTACGCGTATATTTCTAGTGAAGCGATTTTAAAAAGTCTTTATCGGATGATGATTTCTAAAAAGAACATGTTGCAATGGACGACTGCGGCCCATGTTCGCGACACGACACAACTGAACCTTTCCCAGTTTTACAAGGGCCTCAAAGGGGGCTTGGTATTTACCGGCATCGCTCTTGTAGTTTGGGTTTTAAGTGGGGTTGATTTACCGATCCTAGCTTTTTTCATTCTTTTTGCCTGGGGCATTCAAGCCCATGTCGCACTTTGGGTCAGCAGTCCTATAGCTTCAACCATCGAAGAACCACTTCATCACGAAGAAAGTTTAATTTTAAAACTTACGGCAAGAAAGATCTGGCACTTTTTTGCGACCTTTGTGAAGGCGGAAGATAATTTTTTACCGCCGGATAACTTTCAAGAAGATCCCCATCCGGTGATTGCTCACCGCAGTTCGCCGACAAACTTTGGAATGTATCTGCTTTCGGTCATTTCTGCTCGGGATTTTGGTTGGATTGGGCTGCGTGAAGCCGCCGACAGGCTTAATAATACCCTTTCAAGCATGATGGTTTTACCAAAGTATGAAGGACATTTTTTTAATTGGTATGAGACGACAACTGCTAGACCTTTAGATCCTCGGTATATTTCTTCGGTGGATAACGGCAATCTGGCGGGACACCTGATAGTTGTTTCACAAGCCATTGAAGAAATGCAGAAAGAGAATGTCCACTTCACTCGCTTTCGCACTGGAGCGAGTGACACTTTAATTTTACTTACCAACCTGTTGCAGGAAAAGTTCGCAAAACAAAATATTCCTTGGCAGTATCAGATTAACGAAATTCAAAAGTTTCTAAAAGGTGCTCCTGAAAAGGGCCCGGAATCTTTCGTCGCCTGGGAAGTACTGCAAAAATCTTCCACCTCTTTGTATGAGGAAATCCATAAGCACTTTGAAAAAAACAACGATCATCAAAGTAAAGTAATCCTTTCTTGGGCGTTGGTTTTTCATGAAGAAATCCTAAATGCGGCTATCGACTTTAAAGTCTTTTTAGCTTGGACCGCTTTTTCGCATAAGCCGTTGCCAGAAGCGATCAATCAAGATGCAGGATTTAGATGGAGTCATATCCAAGCATTGATCCTAGAGCCCATTGTCTTAGAGAAGTTGCCAGCTTACTGTCAAATGCTGATAAGCGAAGTTCAGCTTTTCGTGAAAATGTTTAAAGTTCAGGATAAGAGTCCTAACGGTATTTTTTTAAATGAGCTTATTGATCTTCTAGAAGAGGCTATGACCCATTCCCAGGTCACGCATCAGAAGTTGACGAACGCCAAGAATTTGACTCAAGAACTGTTTGCACAAATGAATTTTGAAATGCTGTATGATCCTTCCCGCAAACTTTTTTCTATCGGGATGCGTGTTGCTGAAAATGTCCTGGATCCAAGCTATTACGACTTGATGGCTTCAGAAGCAAGGCTTCTAAGTTTTATTGCCATCGCTAAAGGCGACGTGCCAGTCTCCCACTGGTTTAGTTTAGGCAGATCCCTTGTGCGAGTTGATGGCAAGGGAACTCTGGTGTCGTGGTCTGGATCTATGTTTGAATATTTGATGCCCTCCCTGGTATTAAAAACCCCCGAAGGCAGCATGATCAAAAGTACGTGCGAGCTGTCGGTTCATAAGCAAATTGAATATGGCGAAACTAAGAATGTGCCTTGGGGAATTTCAGAATCCGCCTATAACCGTCGCGATCAGCATTTAACTTATCAATACTCAAATTTTGGGGTGCCTGATTTAGCTTTAAAGCGGGGTGTAGAAAACGACCTTGTGATTGCTCCTTACGCGACACTGATGGCTTCCATGTATAAACCCGTGGATGCTGCAAGAAACTTACAACGTCTGCGAACTATAGGCGCTGAAGGTAACTATGGTTTTTATGAGGCTGTTGATTTTACCCAAGCTCGGCTTAGGGACAAACAAACCCATGCTGTCGTTCATACTTACATGGCCCATCATCAAGGCATGTCGCTTGTTGCGCTCGCGAACCTTTTTCATCAGGGTGTGATGTTACGTCGGTTCCACGCTGAACCGTTGGTGCAGGCCACGGAATTGTTGTTACAAGAACGTTTGCCACGCACCAAAGGGGCGTTACCGGTGCCGGTCCGCAAACATAAAGGCTTTGTGGTGCGTGAAGAGGTGGAACACATATCACGCCGATATCATCGCTTTCATCGCGCAACACCGCCAATTCAGATGCTTTCAAATGGCGATTATTCAGTCATGCTGACGATGTCGGGTTCTGGATACAGTCATTACAAAGGCAAGGCCCTGACCCGCTGGCGCGAGGATGTTACTCAAGATCATTGGGGCCAGTACATTTTTGTTAAAAACTTAAAAACCGGCGAAGTTTTTTCAGTGACGTTTCAACCACTGACCTCAGAGCCTGAATTGCAGAATGTGATATTTGCCGAAGACCGTGTCACTTTCGTTAGAAATGCCGATGATGTTTTAACGGATTTAGAAGTATTTGTTTCCCCAGAAAATCAGGCAGAAATTCGTCGCCTAAGAATTATTAATAAAACGGAAGAAG
This is a stretch of genomic DNA from Bdellovibrio reynosensis. It encodes these proteins:
- a CDS encoding tail fiber domain-containing protein, translating into MSKCTYFLSIIILAFSLTTHASPSSLTYQGRIVKSDGTPLEYNNVSFLFEITNPSGNCVIYREQRNTVNMMSSGGVFDVPIGTGTKLFPANPLFSLLDAFNNSANQDCDGGATYTPAQGDIRLLKVQFHDGSGWKAISPSSEIRTVPYAAFSLSSQKLGTKSESDFVAKSNVPTCAAGTFLAWDGTALSCNGVAGASGGTVTTVTSANSYVTIINNTSTPQVTLNVGTSANTVAAGNDARFTDARTPTGAAGGDLGGTYPNPSVVKIQGTDVTLTTPASGQYLKFNGSAFVNSAIAMADVTGLSANLATYQTTAAFNAAVGSANCAAHQTAYWNSVSSSFQCQSINVSVAGDVSGAIGAVSVDKIKGVAVDGTAPTNGQVLKFDGTKWMAANNVASGDGSALTNLNPANLSAVVPVNKGGTGQSSYTDGQILIGNSSGNTLSKSTLTAGTGVSITNGNGSITIATTGAAPTGAAGGDLSSTYPNPTVAKIRGVAVNATAPTNGQVLKYNGTDWAPAADTDTNSGGTVTNVTASAPLSVATGSTTPAISISQATTSTNGYLSSTDWNTFNNKQAAGNYLLNAGGTPSVQTGLDASKPASPTAGAIYFATDSKTIYQYNSGAWVAIASSDGSGGTITGVTAGTGLTGGGTTGAVTVNVNVGTGNNQILQLDGTAKIPAVNGSLITNLTPANLASAVPVNKGGTGQTSFLNGELLIGNTTGNTLTKATLTAGTGVSITNGTGTITIATTGAAPTGTASGDLSGSYPGPTVAKLQGYAVDTAAPAANKVLKWDSGTSKWTANFIKLSELTNNIGGSAFNVASCTAAQTMNWSSISDKFECQAISIPNTAVTGLGTASTKAAGTGANEVLLLDGSGRLPASALPSAMAQWQLNGANTYYSAGKVGVGTSTPYGQLDISYGGLYGMTVGADANATTRTDATMKWFRFAGYQYNNANSPFMIINAGSTSTDNNVWIGGGGSLNAATNIRLYTAANQTTTGGTERVTLTNTAMGINNTSPTETLNVNQTDSSSGVVVTNTSSTGVRSPGFTIKNYSGSTYGKPTFMMQSARGTSASATALADDDMLGQILFNGLYSGSSYATGAMIYAEAAETWSGSTAGTHLIFNTISSGAVTNTERMRIDGLTGRVGIGASQVNSLLQVGPNGSQANIYSTYVGSYYNAGGQGQYNGNWTSSNYWGLGPFSGTADSTLRLGITSDPKGTWNATQNLNLVVGGKIGIGTSAVPTQKLEIEDGNILINNEASDAAVYATAYTSAAATQGGTFVGSRARGTQAAPTYVLSGDLMGQFLAKDAITTTSSPGMVVYAGENHSASALGDYLTFRTTANGATTSAERVRIQGNGYVGIGTNAPTNLLTLKGASTGAQAFKVLSNGGANERASMMLGDWEMGQDVTMTAAKDLFFFDSATGNVRMTIGTNGWMSLNKNTTTIAPLGIYNATASYMGYEEGDTGTKFFHGVDGSHFWIRPGPTTASQNAFTVSAGGLVGINGAVNASYNFFVNGSAAGTSAYVNTSDARLKTNVKPIEGALDKILKLRGVTFDWKHDVRPELSFPQKNDMGVIAQEVEKVFPQAVETDKEGYKAVGYTRLVGPLIESTKELAGLCKMNQSQIAKLESLVAKQTREIASLKQENKDLKEAICEINPKAKICK
- a CDS encoding GH36-type glycosyl hydrolase domain-containing protein — encoded protein: MQPIRSEILSGQRLEEFARNFAQTRIFTEKSKGQRSFVARIKDNRRVLSDCYDVLLTDVDQKRAIPPAGEWFLDNFHVVREQIKNIEEHLPARYYQKLPVVRDGELAGLPRIYQVAYEYVAHTDSRLDPDLLFTFLKSFQGIQNLKMAELWAFSITLSAVLVENLRRIMETVVVSQQARAEVDALADEILGLGDRPPRAMDSIVKSLEGKELSTSLVVNLLQRLRYQDSRVDPILIWLDQYLGKKKLDADTLIKEEHTVQTSANATVQNIILSLRFLAAYNWSEFFEKVSLVDGILRQNFLYGNMDFPTRDRYRHKIERFALRSPLSELEVAQKAVSRAAQSAQSPMENEALYDLGYHLLGAGHFAFEKEIKYSRPASEQFVRVYKKTSPVLYWFGNIALAIVISLGLLSLYSGDLNPVLGFIYFVVFYFASSELVLALSNRITTLLIGPRHFPRYSLEKGIPESYKTFVVVPTMLTSKKNIRQQVKDLEIHYLSNTEGFVYYALLTDWADAKTETTVADHELLDLAQSEMNALNEKYPAVPEGKPRFYLLHRRRLYNPQEQKWMGWERKRGKLEEFNRLLLGGKGTSYLNQDKLNLPTDVQYVLTLDSDTKIPRNTLSQLVGTMAHPLNRAVYDPEVGRVIEGYGILQPRVTPTLPTAEESTPFQKLTAGNSGVDPYSSAVSDVYQDLFEEGSFAGKGIYDLKIFEQALADRVPENSLLSHDLFEGNFARCGFLSDVELFENFPSNLLVATTRTERWTRGDWQLLPWIVGRGGRAISFVGRWKMIENLRRSLVPVAVFSLFVLALTRPLKESLIFFFWGVLCLSGHYIISLLSDLLTEQPNLSLSDRLHLFWEDTVLNAKRLALDFLILPFYAYISSEAILKSLYRMMISKKNMLQWTTAAHVRDTTQLNLSQFYKGLKGGLVFTGIALVVWVLSGVDLPILAFFILFAWGIQAHVALWVSSPIASTIEEPLHHEESLILKLTARKIWHFFATFVKAEDNFLPPDNFQEDPHPVIAHRSSPTNFGMYLLSVISARDFGWIGLREAADRLNNTLSSMMVLPKYEGHFFNWYETTTARPLDPRYISSVDNGNLAGHLIVVSQAIEEMQKENVHFTRFRTGASDTLILLTNLLQEKFAKQNIPWQYQINEIQKFLKGAPEKGPESFVAWEVLQKSSTSLYEEIHKHFEKNNDHQSKVILSWALVFHEEILNAAIDFKVFLAWTAFSHKPLPEAINQDAGFRWSHIQALILEPIVLEKLPAYCQMLISEVQLFVKMFKVQDKSPNGIFLNELIDLLEEAMTHSQVTHQKLTNAKNLTQELFAQMNFEMLYDPSRKLFSIGMRVAENVLDPSYYDLMASEARLLSFIAIAKGDVPVSHWFSLGRSLVRVDGKGTLVSWSGSMFEYLMPSLVLKTPEGSMIKSTCELSVHKQIEYGETKNVPWGISESAYNRRDQHLTYQYSNFGVPDLALKRGVENDLVIAPYATLMASMYKPVDAARNLQRLRTIGAEGNYGFYEAVDFTQARLRDKQTHAVVHTYMAHHQGMSLVALANLFHQGVMLRRFHAEPLVQATELLLQERLPRTKGALPVPVRKHKGFVVREEVEHISRRYHRFHRATPPIQMLSNGDYSVMLTMSGSGYSHYKGKALTRWREDVTQDHWGQYIFVKNLKTGEVFSVTFQPLTSEPELQNVIFAEDRVTFVRNADDVLTDLEVFVSPENQAEIRRLRIINKTEEDMELEVTSYLEVVLNSQGADQAHPSFSNLFIQTEFKKDLSALVASRRARSSEEKTLWMAHTLVRDGFASGDVEYETNRAAFLGRGKTIKSAKALFENEKLEGNTGSVLDPILSLRTKLIIPAGVQSRLSFSSLVADSKEELLTQTENLYDESNLERISNLAWTQAQIKLHYLNIEPDEAHLFQRLAARLLFSDSSLRPSKAILKSNKRDLTGLWAHGISGDHPIIGVIIEDITEMGLVRHVLKAQEFFANKGFRVDVVVINSQASSYAQEVQNALQSVAHAGMIRLLSGAEVSRGGVFTLRKDALSAEEYLQILSESRIVLNPRHGSLSEQLERSLPTQVREKAKKVKKHEAAPALPTPELDLFNGVGGFSKDGKEYVIVLNDPKVVTPAPWINVISNGFFGFQVSESGAGYTWSQNSRENQLTPWFNDPVSDPSGEVFYIYDKDSHCIWSPTTHPIRVPAASYIVHHGAGYTSFEHLSHGISSKLTQFVTMDRPIKISEITIENKSNTPRNLSLYSYVEWVLGFSRSVMAPTTVTEFDDQTGMVLCYNRRNPEFGHLIAFTGFLMKPHSYTCDRREFIGRNRSLANPAGVVEQDRLSNSSGGGYDPCAAMQLDIHLQPNESKTISFILGQADSPDHVRTLVQQLFAEQKGTSLNAVTEFWDGALKKIQVQTPETSFNLMLNQWLQYQTISCRIWARSAFYQAGGAFGFRDQLQDMMAVIPILPRMAREHLLRAASRQFVEGDVQHWWHPPSGRGVRTHFSDDLLWLPYVTYQYLMVTNDYEVLNETAPFLEGPLLRPDQEDSYYTPKVSLEMASLYEHCARALDHSLRVGTHGLPLMGCGDWNDGMNRVGKEGKGESVWLAWFLIQNLQNFAIIAAKKGEFERAEKWKEHAAHLRSAIESTSWDGQWYRRAYYDDGTPLGSAESDECKIDSLSQTWAVISGAGDKERAKTAMQSLDKILVKPDDGIILLFTPPFDQTPKDPGYIKGYLPGVRENGGQYTHAASWVIIAHALLKNRERAFELFNLINPLSRTRDLQQVHKYKIEPYVVAGDVYSQVPFAGRGGWSWYTGAAGWLYRAGLEYILGFKLVHDEVIISPCIPAAWKDYKITLQHGKSLYVFTIENPQEVKDEVFRHKLVDDGQDQHIQVKWVVSKNRGSSDSDLGLKS